A DNA window from Phragmites australis chromosome 11, lpPhrAust1.1, whole genome shotgun sequence contains the following coding sequences:
- the LOC133885009 gene encoding probable receptor-like protein kinase At2g42960 isoform X1, with protein MSIGEILRAELSSRTPPFGLRLWIVIGISIWVVILFILGFMCFWSIYPRKPKKPFDMIPASQIPDVSKEITVDEAREHAIVENFRVQESHALVVQEKHYEKDSGKMLAHLVRSKSCDADNLSQCSSAYQCDRAGSSYSGDEGSSGNARRQYLQYATVSASPLVGLPEFSHLGWGHWFTLRDLEHATNRFSKENVIGEGGYGIVYRGQLINGSDVAIKKLLNNMGQAEKEFRVEVEAIGHVRHKNLVRLLGYCVEGIHRMLVYEYVNNGNLEQWLHGAMRQHGVLTWEARMKVVLGIAKALAYLHEAIEPKVVHRDIKSSNILIDEEFNGKLSDFGLAKLLGAGKSHITTRVMGTFGYVAPEYANTGLLNEKSDVYSFGVLLLEAVTGRDPVDYGRPSNEVHLVEWLKMMVGTRRAEEVVDPDMELKPATRALKRALLVALRCVDPDAEKRPTMGQVVRMLEAEDVPSREDRRSRRGHSNNAGSEPKASSSEFEISSDRRESGPSARFQS; from the exons ATGTCGATAGGTGAAATCCTGCGGGCAGAACTATCATCCAGGACGCCGCCTTTCGGTCTTAGGCTATGGATTGTTATTGGCATCAGTATTTGGGTCGTAATATTGTTTATACTAGGTTTCATGTGCTTCTGGTCCATATATCCGAGGAAGCCAAAGAAGCCTTTTGATATGATCCCGGCATCTCAAATTCCGGATGTCTCCAAGGAGATCACAGTAGATGAAGCGCGTGAGCATGCAATCGTTGAAAACTTTCGTGTGCAAGAAAGCCATGCCCTGGTAGTGCAGGAGAAACATTATGAAAAAGATTCAGGGAAAATGTTGGCGCACTTAGTCAGGAGCAAATCATGCGATGCTGATAATTTGAGCCAATGCAGCTCAGCGTACCAATGTGACAGGGCTGGGAGTTCATATTCTGGTGACGAAGGCAGCTCGGGAAATGCTAGGAGGCAGTATCTTCAATATGCAACTGTCTCTGCATCTCCTTTGGTTGGTCTCCCAGAGTTTTCACATCTGGGTTGGGGTCATTGGTTTACTCTGAGGGATTTGGAGCATGCAACAAATCGGTTTTCTAAGGAGAATGTCATTGGAGAGGGTGGATATGGGATAGTTTACCGTGGCCAACTCATAAATGGGAGTGATGTTGCAATAAAAAAGCTTCTTAATAACAT GGGTCAAGCAGAAAAAGAATTCAGGGTTGAAGTTGAGGCTATTGGCCATGTCAGGCATAAGAATCTTGTTCGCCTTCTAGGATATTGCGTTGAGGGAATCCACAG GATGCTTGTGTATGAATATGTCAATAACGGGAACTTAGAACAGTGGCTTCATGGTGCCATGCGTCAACATGGTGTTCTTACTTGGGAAGCCCGGATGAAAGTCGTTCTTGGGATCGCTAAGGC GCTTGCTTATTTACATGAAGCCATAGAACCAAAAGTTGTGCACCGTGATATAAAATCGAGCAATATCCTAATTGATGAAGAGTTCAACGGCAAGCTTTCTGATTTTGGATTGGCCAAGCTCTTGGGTGCAGGGAAGAGCCATATCACAACTCGAGTCATGGGAACTTTCGG GTATGTGGCCCCTGAATATGCCAACACAGGTCTGTTAAACGAGAAGAGCGATGTCTACAGTTTTGGTGTGCTACTACTGGAAGCAGTTACTGGGAGGGATCCAGTTGACTATGGTCGGCCTTCTAATGAG GTGCATCTAGTGGAGTGGCTGAAAATGATGGTCGGCACGAGAAGAGCCGAAGAGGTAGTGGACCCTGACATGGAGTTGAAACCAGCCACACGTGCTCTCAAGCGTGCTCTTCTAGTGGCACTGCGGTGTGTCGACCCAGATGCTGAGAAAAGACCCACTATGGGTCAGGTTGTTCGGATGCTCGAGGCAGAAGATGTGCCGTCACGGGAG GACCGTCGGAGCCGAAGGGGCCACAGCAACAACGCAGGCAGCGAGCCCAAGGCAAGCTCAAGCGAGTTCGAGATAAGCAGTGATCGAAGAGAATCTGGGCCGTCCGCGAGGTTTCAGTCTTAA